The nucleotide sequence TATATAAACTATCAGCTTAGGTCGGGAGGATTCAGCTATTGGCCGGGCGGCGGATATGAAACTTCGTGGGCTACAAACTATGCAGGTCACTTTATGGTCGAAGCAAAAAAGGCCGGCTATGAAGTAAACGACAGCATCTATCAAAGCTGGCTTTCTCACCAAATCGACATGGCAAAAAATTGGGCAGGTACCTATGCGGACAGCATGGAAACTCAGGCCTACCGCTTATACACCCTTGCCCTTGCAGGTAAACCCGAAATAGGAGCTATGAACCGCTTAAAAAATATGGAGCAAAACCTCAACTCCGTATCAAAGGCCTTCCTCGCAAATGCTTATAGTCTTGCAGGCCACAGCAGTACGGCCAAGGCAATGCTCGAAAAGCTCTATGAGCCGACCACAGTTTATAGGAGCACGGGCGGAAACTATTCGTCCAATATCAGGGACTTGGCTTTAATCTTAAATGCTTACACCACGGTCGGCGAAACTGCAAGGACTACGAACATTATTTCAAAGCTTGCTAAAATTTCGTCAAGCAACGATTGGCTTTCGACGCAGGAAACAGCTTGGATTCTTTTAGCCCTGGCACCTCACTACGCCTTCGACAAAAATAAGAGTGCAAACTATGAGATTGTAACCGAAGGAAATGTAATCAAGGACAAATTAAACAATACATCTAAACTCCATAATATTCCTGTAAATACCGAAACGGCAAAAAAGATGGAAATTAAGAATACGGGAAATACACCTATCTTCGCTGCTATAAACACGGCAGGAAAACTTAACCCGGGAAGCGAAACCCGTATCGAAGAAAACTTAAAACTTTCGGTTGTATATCAAAACGAGGATGATCAAGAAGTTTCGCCCGAGACCTTAAAAAAGGGACAGAGGTTTAAGATGAGGGTAAGAGTCGACAATAAGACTCAAGGCGCCCTTGAAAACCTTACCCTTTCAATCCCCATTCCGACAGGCTGGGAAATTACAAACACAAGGCTCGGAGGCGATGATGATACGGATTCGGAAGACGAGCGCAACACAAGGCAATTATATGACTTTCAAGATTTAAAGGATACTCATATTTACACTCACTTTGCCTTGGACGGTTACGGCACAAAGAACTTTGAGTTTACCGGAACCGTAACATACGGAGGAGAATACTATATACCGGCAATCTTTGTCGAGGCTATGTACGATTATGCTTACAGAGCCGTCCTCCCAGGCACAAGAATAAAGGCGTTTGATTAGTATGAATATAGCCGAATTTATAAAAGCTGCAAAAAAGAATGATATTGAGCTTATAAAAACTTATTTACAAAAGGGCTTTGATATTAATACTCAAGACAAGGACGGCTTTACGGCTGTTATGGAAGCAGCCGAATTCGGCTATAAGGATTTATTTTGGTTTTTAATCGAAAAAGGAGCAGATGTCTTAATTAAAGCGGATTATAATTTTTCGATAGTTCACGCCGTCGGTTTAGGCGGCGACAAAAAAATGCTTGACTATGTAATCTCAAAGGGTGCCTGTATAGACGAAAAAGTTACAGGCGGAGAACAGGACGGCATGACAATAAAAGATTATGCTCTTTTGGCCAAAAATGACGAAGTATACAGGGAACTAAAACTTTTATAAAAAACATACGGCGTTTTGTTTGAGTTTACTGATTAAAAGTTACTCGACACTCATTTTGGCAGCGCGGGTACAACCAGCGTAGCTTCGAGGTCAAAAGAGGGGGTTATAGGGGGAGAGTACAGCCAGCAGAGCTTCAAGGCTAAAACCTGCTCTGACTTGAAAAGCCCGTAAGGGAACGGGGTGTTTTCTCCCCCCTAATATCGTTACTTATTGATTCCTACCATGTTAAGAATAAAGGCATATTCGAAAGCTGTGTCTTTAATCATGTCATAGCGGCCTGTGGCTCCGCCGTGGCCGGACTCCATATTCATGTGGAGGATTAGAATATTATCTCCGGTTTTCTTTGCACGTAGCTTTGCCGTATATTTTGCAGGCTCATGGAAAAGAACTTGCGAATCGTTTAAGCCTCCGGTTACAAGAATGTGCGGGTAATTTTTTGCTTCGATATTATCGTAGGGAGAATATGAAAGCATGTAGTTATAATACTCTTCTTCGTTCGGGTTTCCCCACTCCTCATATTCGCCCGTTGTAAGGGGTAATGAATCGTCGAGCATGGTGGTAACGACATCTATAAAGGGAACGGCAGCAACAACCGAATGGAAAAGATCCGGCCTCATATTTGTAACGGCACCCATAAGAAGACCGCCCGCACTTCCGCCCATGATTGCGAGCTTATCGGAAGAAGTGTATTTTTGAGAAATCAGGTGCTCGGCACAGGCTATAAAATCGGTAAATGTATTTTTCTTTTTTAAAAGCTTCCCGTCCTCATACCACTTTTCTCCCATGTCGCTTCCGCCCCTGATTTGCGCAACAATATAAACAAAGCCCCTCTCGACGAGGCTGTAAACACTTGCACTAAAATAAACATCGGAGCTGGAGCCGTAGCTTCCGTAAGAATAAAGAAGAGCAGGTGCGGAGCCGTCCTTTACCAAACCTTTTTTGTAAACGGCAGCCATAGGCACCTTCACTCCGTCCTGAGCTTTTGCCCAAAACCTTTCTACAGTGTAATCATCGGGATTAAAACCTGATGGAACTTCCTGCTGTTTTAACAAGACCGATTTTCCCGTAAGTATATCGTAATCGTACACGCTGCTCGGGCGGTTTAAGGATGTGTAAATATAGCGGACCTTATCGGAAACATATTCCGGGTTTGCGCCCAAATAAGCCGTATAAACCGGTTCGGGGAAGGAAATATTTTTTACCTCGCCGTTTTTAAGCGATTTAATTTCAATCTCGATGAGGCCGTTTTTACGAAGCTCCAATACAAGGTAGGATTCAAATACGGACACATCCTCAATGCGTACATTTTCGTCATGAGCTCTTTCTTCCTTCCATGTAGATTTATCGGAATAGGAAGAACGAGGAGCGGAATAGATTTTGCCGTTTAAGTTTTGCTTGTCCTTGTAACGGATAAAAAACTTTTCCTTGTGCGGGTAAACGGAGTATTCGGTATCCTTAACGCGGGGAAGGAAGATTTTAAATTCTTCTTCAGGCTTATCGGCATAAATAAAACGCTCTTCGGAGGTAGTAGAACTTGAACTTGAAATAAAAATAAATTCCTTTGTCTTTGTTTCATGCACATAGCAAGAATATTTTACATCCTTTTCTTCGTAGACAAGAGTGCCTTTTTCTTCATCAAGTTTTTGGCGGAAGACCTTGCTTGAACGCAGGGTACTGTCGATTGCACTATAAAAAAGAGTTTTACTGTCGGATGCCCAAGCTGCGGTAACGGCTCCGTCATAGCTGAAGCCCATATCTTTTCCGGTTTCCAAATCGCGTATCTTTAAAATAAATTCCGCAAAGGAGCCTGTTTCGTTATAAAAATAGCAAGCCTTTTTATTGTCGGGGCTTACCACGTAATCGCTGAAAATAAAAGCCTGCTTTCCTTCGGCCATTTTGTTTACATCGAAGATGATTTCTTCAGCTGCATCAAGAGAGGCTTTTTTTCTGCAATAGGTTCTGTATTGCTTTCCCTTTTCGACACGGTTATAATAATAATAGCCGTTTTCAAAAACAGGATAGGTTTCATCATCTTCTTTTATGCGGCCTACAATTTCGTCATAAATAGATTTTTGCAGATCCTTTGAAGAAGCCGTTATCTTATCCGTATAAGCATTTTCGGCATTTAAGTAATCGATAACTTTTTTATCGGTCTTGTCTTTTAGCCAATAATAATTATCGATTCTTGTTTTCCCAAACTTTTCAAAACGTGTTTCTTTTATTTCCGCAACAGGCGGTTTTTCAAAATCGGATTGTTTCAATTTATTTCTCCTAAATTTTTGTAAGTATATTCGTAACTTGTATACTTTAACATACATTATAAAGATAAAAAAAATTATGTCTACAGGTAGATAATCAAAGCGCTGTTATGCTTGTCCTTAACCTCACCTTATGCTATAATGGCGCTCGGAGACTTAAAAATGGATTTTCCGAAAAAATTGCCGATAAAAAAAATTTTAAGAGCCTCGATACCGGCCTTTATTTCTTCCTTAATTGTTTTAGCTTTAATACTTTTTTTTACACCCGGCTTTCAAGTCGATTATTCTTTTACTCTTTATAGCTCCGACGGAAAACTTTTAGGTGCATCTGCTGCGAGTGACGGGCAATGGAGATTTCCTCAAACTTCAAAGCTGCCTGAAAAGTACAGGGAAGCCCTTCTAAGCTATGAAGATAAAAATTTTTATTTTCATTTTGGGATAGATCCTCTTTCGGT is from Treponema denticola and encodes:
- a CDS encoding ankyrin repeat domain-containing protein; its protein translation is MNIAEFIKAAKKNDIELIKTYLQKGFDINTQDKDGFTAVMEAAEFGYKDLFWFLIEKGADVLIKADYNFSIVHAVGLGGDKKMLDYVISKGACIDEKVTGGEQDGMTIKDYALLAKNDEVYRELKLL
- a CDS encoding S9 family peptidase, coding for MKQSDFEKPPVAEIKETRFEKFGKTRIDNYYWLKDKTDKKVIDYLNAENAYTDKITASSKDLQKSIYDEIVGRIKEDDETYPVFENGYYYYNRVEKGKQYRTYCRKKASLDAAEEIIFDVNKMAEGKQAFIFSDYVVSPDNKKACYFYNETGSFAEFILKIRDLETGKDMGFSYDGAVTAAWASDSKTLFYSAIDSTLRSSKVFRQKLDEEKGTLVYEEKDVKYSCYVHETKTKEFIFISSSSSTTSEERFIYADKPEEEFKIFLPRVKDTEYSVYPHKEKFFIRYKDKQNLNGKIYSAPRSSYSDKSTWKEERAHDENVRIEDVSVFESYLVLELRKNGLIEIEIKSLKNGEVKNISFPEPVYTAYLGANPEYVSDKVRYIYTSLNRPSSVYDYDILTGKSVLLKQQEVPSGFNPDDYTVERFWAKAQDGVKVPMAAVYKKGLVKDGSAPALLYSYGSYGSSSDVYFSASVYSLVERGFVYIVAQIRGGSDMGEKWYEDGKLLKKKNTFTDFIACAEHLISQKYTSSDKLAIMGGSAGGLLMGAVTNMRPDLFHSVVAAVPFIDVVTTMLDDSLPLTTGEYEEWGNPNEEEYYNYMLSYSPYDNIEAKNYPHILVTGGLNDSQVLFHEPAKYTAKLRAKKTGDNILILHMNMESGHGGATGRYDMIKDTAFEYAFILNMVGINK